Proteins encoded together in one Phyllostomus discolor isolate MPI-MPIP mPhyDis1 chromosome 6, mPhyDis1.pri.v3, whole genome shotgun sequence window:
- the GAL3ST3 gene encoding galactose-3-O-sulfotransferase 3 isoform X1, translating to MPTILQRLQQATKMMSRRKILLLVLGCSTLSLLIHQGTQLSWYPKLFPLSCPPLQDSPPRPKHMTVAFLKTHKTAGTTVQNILFRFAERHNLTVALPHPTCEHQFCYPRNFSAHFVHPATRPPHVLASHLRFDRAELERLMPPGTVYVTILREPAAMFESLFSYYNQYCPAFRRVPNASLEAFLHAPETYYRAGEHFAMFAHNTLAYDLGGDNERSPREDAAYLAGLIRQVEEVFSLVMIAEYFDESLVLLRRLLAWDLEDVLYAKLNARAASSRLASIPASLAQAARAWNALDAGLYDHFNATFWRRVAHAGRACVEREARELREARERLLRRCFGEEPVLRPAAQIRTKQLQPWQPSRKVDIMGYDLPSGVAGPATEACLKLAMPEVQYSNYLLRKQKRRVGVRARPEPVLDNPPPPRPIRALPRIPQGH from the coding sequence GTACCCCAAGTTGTTCCCTCTGAGTTGCCCGCCCCTGCAGGACTCGCCGCCGCGCCCCAAGCACATGACCGTGGCCTTCCTGAAGACACACAAGACTGCGGGCACTACGGTGCAGAACATCCTGTTTCGCTTCGCGGAACGCCACAACCTGACGGTGGCCCTGCCACACCCGACCTGCGAGCACCAGTTCTGCTATCCGCGAAACTTCTCGGCGCACTTCGTGCACCCGGCCACGCGCCCGCCACACGTACTGGCCAGCCACCTGCGCTTCGACCGGGCGGAGCTCGAGCGCCTCATGCCACCGGGCACCGTCTACGTCACCATCCTGCGCGAGCCGGCTGCCATGTTCGAGTCGCTCTTCAGCTACTACAACCAGTACTGCCCCGCCTTCCGGCGCGTGCCCAACGCGTCGCTCGAGGCCTTCTTGCACGCGCCCGAGACCTACTACCGCGCGGGCGAGCACTTCGCCATGTTCGCGCACAACACGCTGGCCTACGACCTGGGCGGCGACAATGAGCGCAGCCCGCGTGAGGACGCCGCCTACTTGGCGGGCCTCATCCGCCAGGTGGAGGAGGTCTTCTCGCTGGTCATGATCGCTGAGTACTTCGACGAGTCGCTCGTGCTGCTGCGGCGGCTCCTGGCCTGGGACCTGGAGGACGTGCTGTACGCCAAGCTCAACGCGCGCGCGGCCAGCTCGCGCCTGGCCAGCATCCCCGCGTCTCTGGCGCAGGCCGCGCGCGCCTGGAACGCGCTCGACGCGGGCCTCTACGACCACTTCAACGCCACGTTCTGGCGCCGCGTGGCGCATGCTGGCCGCGCCTGCGTGGAGCGTGAGGCGCGGGAGCTGCGTGAGGCCCGGGAGCGCCTGCTGCGGCGTTGCTTCGGCGAGGAGCCGGTGCTACGGCCAGCCGCGCAGATCCGCACCAAGCAGCTGCAGCCCTGGCAGCCCAGCCGCAAGGTGGACATCATGGGCTACGACCTGCCCAGCGGTGTTGCCGGCCCGGCCACTGAGGCCTGCCTCAAGCTGGCCATGCCCGAAGTACAGTACTCCAACTACCTGCTGCGCAAGCAGAAACGCCGGGTTGGTGTGCGGGCCCGGCCCGAACCGGTCCTGGACAATCCCCCACCGCCTCGGCCCATCCGGGCACTGCCCCGCATTCCCCAAGGCCACTGA
- the CST6 gene encoding cystatin-M: MAHPNVPRTLGLALLAFCLLALPHDTGARPGETFVGGRKDLELNDPQVQKAAQAAVASYNMGSNSLYYFRDTRILKAQSQLVAGVKYYLTVEMGSTACRKGAVTGDHMDLTTCPLAAGAQEETLRCDFEILVVPWENSSKLLKHHCVPV, translated from the exons ATGGCGCATCCTAACGTCCCGCGGACgctgggcctggccctgctggcGTTCTGCCTCCTGGCGCTGCCCCACGACACCGGGGCCCGGCCAGGGGAGACCTTCGTCGGAGGACGGAAGGACCTGGAGCTCAACGATCCGCAGGTGCAGAAGGCGGCGCAGGCGGCCGTGGCCAGCTACAACATGGGCAGCAACAGCCTCTACTACTTCCGAGACACGCGCATCCTCAAGGCGCAGAGCCAG CTGGTGGCTGGCGTTAAGTACTACCTGACCGTGGAGATGGGGAGCACAGCCTGCCGGAAGGGTGCGGTGACAGGAGACCACATGGACCTCACCACCTGCCCCCTGGCCGCAGGAGCGCAGGAGGAG ACGCTGCGCTGCGACTTCGAGATCCTGGTGGTGCCCTGGGAGAACTCCTCCAAACTTCTAAAGCACCACTGCGTGCCCGTGTAG
- the CATSPER1 gene encoding cation channel sperm-associated protein 1 has product MDQPSAAEKAPQEADASYTDVTSDPGAPTPLHRPGGGGARRHHRSRHHGVSYHTEAPHRRGESHLGSELQDSPERTVSRHSQRRRSHRHSLRRGGAQGSTPPATAASRDTVLSQHSPAEDFLDDERQQSRGRLNSIPNDPARGPRRHSGLPPEGEPNSHKEVYHDSEASDHGGPQNHDASDQGRRRHHQAHHHRRPLHPGETHPHPAYGASSQQAIPRYSSEHRRGHRGHHGEHRHREQQQGELLPHGIPSKHYEAYRQAGAPGFGSHRSRSAIRIGPARSSSAALPLGGVASPQSLTPPQGAVHPHAAKGFGKVHPQDSFSKTSGSWAEDEQLQKRKITATRVQRAHKKLHTWLWEKFNNLFQGLRKMLRTLTDSLVFDAFIFLVVCLNTIMLVAQTFAEVEIRGEWCFMAFDSIFLSIYVVEAVLKIIALGLNYFYDVWNNLDFVIMVMAVLDFSLMQFNSRSFKRTIYNQSVFRIFKVFKSLRALRAVRVLRRLSFLTSLQEVTGTLVRSLPSIAAILVLMFTCLFLFSVVLRAMFRQSDPKRFQNILTTIFTLFTLLTLDDWSQIYLDSKAHGAWHIIPILMIYIIIQYFIFLNLVIAVLVDNFQMALLKGLEKVKQERAAKFHEPLLCESLTELADAEPEEVMSEHARQKRLLEKKFGTMTEKQQELLFHFLQLAAGVEHYQQKFRSQASVIDEIVDTAFEAGEEDFGK; this is encoded by the exons ATGGATCAACCTTCAGCGGCCGAAAAGGCTCCACAGGAGGCAGACGCCAGTTACACGGATGTGACCTCTGACCCCGGCGCCCCAACCCCGCTCCACCGGCCGGGTGGCGGGGGAGCCCGCCGCCACCACCGGTCCCGTCACCACGGCGTGTCCTATCACACCGAGGCGCCCCATCGCCGTGGTGAATCTCACCTCGGCAGCGAACTCCAAGACTCCCCTGAGCGCACCGTCTCCCGCCATTCGCAAcgccgccgcagccaccgccactCCCTGCGTCGCGGCGGAGCCCAGGGCTCCACACCCCCTGCCACGGCTGCTTCCCGCGACACTGTCCTCTCCCAGCACTCCCCCGCGGAGGACTTCTTGGATGACGAGCGTCAGCAGAGCCGCGGGAGGCTCAACAGTATACCCAACGACCCCGCCAGGGGGCCCCGCCGCCACAGTGGGCTCCCTCCGGAAGGCGAGCCTAACTCCCATAAAGAGGTCTACCATGACAGCGAGGCCTCCGACCACGGGGGGCCCCAGAACCACGACGCTTCCGACCAGGGCAGGCGCCGCCATCATCAAGCCCACCACCACAGAAGGCCTCTTCATCCTGGAGAGACCCATCCCCACCCTGCCTACGGGGCATCCTCCCAGCAAGCCATACCTCGCTACTCCAGCGAGCACCGCCGCGGCCACCGCGGCCACCACGGCGAGCACCGCCACAGAGAGCAGCAGCAGGGCGAACTGCTCCCCCACGGCATCCCCAGCAAGCACTACGAGGCGTACCGCCAGGCCGGAGCCCCGGGCTTTGGCTCGCACAGGTCCCGCAGCGCGATCCGGATCGGCCCCGCCCGGTCTTCCTCCGCAGCCCTCCCACTCGGCGGCGTGGCGAGCCCACAGAGCTTGACTCCACCCCAGGGTGCAGTGCACCCGCATGCCGCCAAGGGCTTCGGCAAAGTCCATCCTCAGgattccttctctaaaacctcaGGAAGCTGGGCTGAAGATGAGCAACTGCAGAAGCGCAAAA TTACAGCCACCAGGGTCCAGCGGGCTCACAAGAAGCTGCACACTTGGTTGTGGGAAAAATTCAACAACCTCTTTCAAGGCCTGCGGAAAATGCTCAGGACCCTGACTGACTCCCTGGTCTTCGACGCCTTCATCTTCCTCGTCGTCTGCCTCAACACCATCATGCTGGTGGCCCAGACCTTCGCTGAAGTCGAGATCCGGGGTG AGTGGTGCTTCATGGCCTTTGACTCCATCTTCCTCTCCATCTACGTGGTGGAAGCTGTGCTCAAGATCATTGCTCTGGGCCTCAACTATTTTTATGACGTCTGGAACAACCTAG ACTTCGTCATCATGGTCATGGCCGTGCTGGACTTCTCGCTCATGCAGTTCAACTCCCGCTCCTTCAAGCGCACCATCTACAACCAAAGCGTCTTCCGGATCTTCAAGGTCTTCAAGAGCCTGCGGGCCCTGAGGGCCGTTCGGGTCCTGCGGAGGCTCAG CTTCCTGACCAGCCTCCAGGAAGTGACCGGGACCCTGGTGCGGTCCTTGCCGTCCATCGCCGCCATCCTTGTCCTCATGTTTACCTGTCTCT TCCTCTTCTCCGTGGTGCTCCGGGCGATGTTCCGCCAATCAGACCCCAAGCGTTTCCAGAacatcctcaccaccatcttcaccCTCTTCACCCTGCTCACTCTGGACGACTGGTCCCAAATCTACCTGGACAGCAAGGCCCACG GCGCCTGGCACATCATCCCCATCCTCATGATTTACATCATCATCCAGTACTTCATCTTCCTCAA cctcgTGATTGCCGTCCTGGTGGACAACTTCCAGATGGCACTGCTCAAGGGCCTGGAGAAAGTGAAGCAGGag AGGGCCGCCAAGTTCCACGAGCCGCTGCTGTGTGAGTCGCTGACGGAGCTCGCCGATGCAG AGCCTGAAGAGGTGATGAGTGAGCACGCCAGACAGAAGCGCCTCCTGGAGAAGAAGTTTGGGACCATGACCGAGAA gcagcAGGAGCTCCTGTTCCACTTCCTGCAGCTGGCCGCGGGGGTGGAGCACTACCAGCAGAAGTTCCGCTCCCAGGCGTCGGTCATCGACGAGATCGTGGACACCGCGTTTGAG gctGGAGAAGAGGACTTCGGGAAGTGA
- the GAL3ST3 gene encoding galactose-3-O-sulfotransferase 3 isoform X2 yields MYPKLFPLSCPPLQDSPPRPKHMTVAFLKTHKTAGTTVQNILFRFAERHNLTVALPHPTCEHQFCYPRNFSAHFVHPATRPPHVLASHLRFDRAELERLMPPGTVYVTILREPAAMFESLFSYYNQYCPAFRRVPNASLEAFLHAPETYYRAGEHFAMFAHNTLAYDLGGDNERSPREDAAYLAGLIRQVEEVFSLVMIAEYFDESLVLLRRLLAWDLEDVLYAKLNARAASSRLASIPASLAQAARAWNALDAGLYDHFNATFWRRVAHAGRACVEREARELREARERLLRRCFGEEPVLRPAAQIRTKQLQPWQPSRKVDIMGYDLPSGVAGPATEACLKLAMPEVQYSNYLLRKQKRRVGVRARPEPVLDNPPPPRPIRALPRIPQGH; encoded by the exons AT GTACCCCAAGTTGTTCCCTCTGAGTTGCCCGCCCCTGCAGGACTCGCCGCCGCGCCCCAAGCACATGACCGTGGCCTTCCTGAAGACACACAAGACTGCGGGCACTACGGTGCAGAACATCCTGTTTCGCTTCGCGGAACGCCACAACCTGACGGTGGCCCTGCCACACCCGACCTGCGAGCACCAGTTCTGCTATCCGCGAAACTTCTCGGCGCACTTCGTGCACCCGGCCACGCGCCCGCCACACGTACTGGCCAGCCACCTGCGCTTCGACCGGGCGGAGCTCGAGCGCCTCATGCCACCGGGCACCGTCTACGTCACCATCCTGCGCGAGCCGGCTGCCATGTTCGAGTCGCTCTTCAGCTACTACAACCAGTACTGCCCCGCCTTCCGGCGCGTGCCCAACGCGTCGCTCGAGGCCTTCTTGCACGCGCCCGAGACCTACTACCGCGCGGGCGAGCACTTCGCCATGTTCGCGCACAACACGCTGGCCTACGACCTGGGCGGCGACAATGAGCGCAGCCCGCGTGAGGACGCCGCCTACTTGGCGGGCCTCATCCGCCAGGTGGAGGAGGTCTTCTCGCTGGTCATGATCGCTGAGTACTTCGACGAGTCGCTCGTGCTGCTGCGGCGGCTCCTGGCCTGGGACCTGGAGGACGTGCTGTACGCCAAGCTCAACGCGCGCGCGGCCAGCTCGCGCCTGGCCAGCATCCCCGCGTCTCTGGCGCAGGCCGCGCGCGCCTGGAACGCGCTCGACGCGGGCCTCTACGACCACTTCAACGCCACGTTCTGGCGCCGCGTGGCGCATGCTGGCCGCGCCTGCGTGGAGCGTGAGGCGCGGGAGCTGCGTGAGGCCCGGGAGCGCCTGCTGCGGCGTTGCTTCGGCGAGGAGCCGGTGCTACGGCCAGCCGCGCAGATCCGCACCAAGCAGCTGCAGCCCTGGCAGCCCAGCCGCAAGGTGGACATCATGGGCTACGACCTGCCCAGCGGTGTTGCCGGCCCGGCCACTGAGGCCTGCCTCAAGCTGGCCATGCCCGAAGTACAGTACTCCAACTACCTGCTGCGCAAGCAGAAACGCCGGGTTGGTGTGCGGGCCCGGCCCGAACCGGTCCTGGACAATCCCCCACCGCCTCGGCCCATCCGGGCACTGCCCCGCATTCCCCAAGGCCACTGA
- the BANF1 gene encoding barrier-to-autointegration factor: MTTSQKHRDFVAEPMGEKPVGSLAGIGEVLGKKLEERGFDKAYVVLGQFLVLKKDEDLFREWLKDTCGANAKQSRDCCGCLREWCDAFL, encoded by the exons ATGACAACCTCCCAAAAGCACCGAGACTTCGTGGCAGAGCCCATGGGGGAAAAGCCAGTGGGGAGCCTGGCCGGAATTGGCGAAGTCCTGGGCAAGAAGCTGGAGGAAAGGGGCTTTGACAAG gcctaCGTGGTCCTTGGCCAGTTTCTGGTGCTAAAGAAAGATGAAGACCTCTTCCGGGAATGGCTAAAGGACACATGTGGCGCCAATGCCAAGCAGTCCCGGGACTGCTGCGGGTGCCTTCGTGAGTGGTGCGACGCCTTCTTGTGA